The genomic segment tatcttttaatattgtatggaGTCCAcactgaaaatgttgatgcctttattttatttttttgctttttttttctttttatgcctttaacgGTGGACTGCACAATGAAGTCTacggtgaaaaggctgatgcctttgttttttttctttttattttttttaatttagtttgttaatattaaattgttttctattttgttatcaaattttcatgacacgaattcctggtttgacgagttaatccaattaattcaatttttttctttttcttcatttgtttttttttcttcttataggttttttttctttttcattaatatttttttttgtttaatttagttcattaatatttttttttctatttagttatcggttgttgcctttagtttttattttcttttttcttttttgctgtttttatgcCGTTGACTATGGACTGCAAATTCAATTCACAGTTAAAAGGTtgattctttttgtttgtttttgttttatttcctttttaattaatttttttgttttaatttggtttgttaatataaatttttttttctatttagttgtaagactttcatgacatggatctcaggtttgatgggttagcttagttaatttagattttttttcttcattagtttttttcttcgtattggttttttcttctttgttttccctttttaattaactcttttttaatttattttgttggtattaaatttctttatatttagttattagactttcataacacggatcttaggtttgacgggttaacttagttaatttagatttttttctttttcttcattagtttttttcttcttataggttttttttctttttcattaatatttttttttaatttagttcattaatatgaaatttttttctatttagttatcgcaCTCTCATGACACAAATCTCAAGTTAGATGgcttaacctgatttgacgggttaacttagttgattcatatttttttctttttcttcattaatgttttttcttctaattttttcttttaatattgtgattATAACCAAAATACATCAgcctttcactgtggattgcactgTCCAAATCCATAGTAAAAGGTAGATACCTTTtagttataggtttttttttgctgctgttttctttgatttttttaattaattttttttgtttaattgggtttgttaatattaatttttctttctattttgttatcacactctcatgacATAGATCTCaaatttaacgggttaacctggtttggcgGGTTAGAGTATGTTTGGCATTGTgatagcggttgtttttcaaataacctTTCATGCCGAAATGCataccaatgatgtttttttatttttaaaaaattatttttgacattagcacatcaaaatgatccaaaccatattaaattttagcaaaaaaaaaaatgatttttttgagaacgcggtttgcaccgcgttcccaaacagttTCTTAaaccaattgattaatttttttttcttaagtagttgtatcttctaattttattttttaatatcgatttgattaaaaattaaaatttatgatttgtttttctactttttattagattattatgatctcatgaaAAGATTTTGTTGTGCCCCGAATAGtgctttgctttgttatttttttcttttcaattaatcttttttttttgtttaatttcattttataatatgaaatttttttctattttgttattatattttaaaacttttaggtCTGATGTTGCAGCTTAACTCAGTTAAACTTGAATactacaagtttaatattattattattaaaattttaaatattattcttgGATCAATCATTACAGCCACACCCAAAacttttgaatataattttgtaaaagaactcttaaatttagtttttctttttatttttttatataaaaacaattgatccGCGAAGTATCATGCAAAGCAGCTAATTGTTTCTAAGGGGGGACTTGGTCCTTGCGTATAGGCGGTTACTATGTGATAATGAGGCTGAATAACGTATAACAGCTGCTGAAAAAGTAACTAAATTCTACTGCATCTCAAGTCCAGAACTTGCTATTCTCCCATGTGTGTGTGAAGGTGCATATCCATTTCAAACTCTAAAATTCTTCAGCTGACTCTATTGTTTTAGAACATCAATTGATTTTTgcctgattttctttttaattgtagtgttcaaaaattatttctataaggatggtttaagaataaaaaaattcataaacccaaccaataaatatttgtaaaatttataaaagtaaattaatcCAATCAGATATATTCAATCCActtgaattcaaaaaaattaaatgaattaagattataatttataaattattaaaaattaaattgattataattataattacaaatcCAAACCTGAATAGAGTATATCCATAAacatctttaaaaaagaaaaatctaaaccCTTGTAGCTTAATTTTTGAACTatagtacaaaaaaaaagagtagtcAAAGGGCGTAAaccaatttataaattattttaaatatgcaGGATACGAGTCATGTCACCTTCAAACcacagttattaaacccggcccggcccgaCGAGTCGACCCggaacccggtcgacccggtggTTGGACCGGTCCGAGTTTAACAAAAGACCGGCTGTGGCAACAGCCCGGCCAAACCCGGGCGAACCCGGACgagacccggttttttttttttttcaaatgtgggatttgaaacacattagtatatatactctatgttctcaagaaaaaagtcatgttttttcaatgtgggataaaatacgttttggtttaaatacttcaacttaaaaggataacataatattttttcaatgtgggatttgaatccctttcatatatatacactatgttcccatgaaaaaaaccatgttttttcaatgtgggataaaaaatcttttggtttaaatacttcaacttaaaaggataacataatatcttttcaatgtgggatttgaagccctttcatatatatactccatgtttccatgaaaaaagttatgttttttcaatgtgggatttgaaacccattagtatatatactctatgtttccaaggaaaaagttatgttttttcaatgtgggataaaaaacatttttagtttaaatactttaacttaaaagcttaacataatatctttttaatgtgggataaaaaactttttaaaatattcttttaaacttcataatatgtataatctatatttacatggattttttcatatgaaatattaaaactttatttttttttaatttttccgggttaatccgggttgacccgagttgacccgggttgacccctgaaacccgggacccggccccttggccgggtcaacccccgAGCCGGGTCTAATAACTATGCTTCAAACCACCCaaatagtttataaaataagctacaCTGAGCTaagtaaatatattaatttggtcGTATGTTATCAACTTCAATCCTTGGCTCGCTTGGTTAATGCTTGGCTTTGTtatcaacattaattttttatctttagttttttttttaatttttattgagttttttttttaattttattttttaatattaaattaacaataaatcaatttttatattttcttatcatataataaattttataaaaacaaatagaatcaATATAATTCATAACTCAAGTCGCAAGTTTGATTAACTATCAATCAAAGAATAATGTTGGAAtttcttagcttttttttatatcttttgtatgtttttcaatttcatcatttagtgtataattttcattgaattttatcattcagtAATGAGTTGATGGTAAATCAACTTTCATATTtcttatcataaaataaaatgaaaatcaaaatctatcAAGTGGAGTTCATACCTCGAGTTatgagtttgacgggttaactaaatattaatgaaaaagtCGGGTCGAGATTTTTTGGCCCTTTTGTTTATATctttagtttgtttttcaattctatcattTAGTGTgagatttttattgaattttatttttgagtatTGGGCTGATAgtaaatcaatttttgtattttctatcatctaataaaataaaaaaatgaattcggGCCAGTGAAGTCCTTAACCTGGGTTGTGGGTTTGACAAATTGactaaataacaatcaaattctcaagttatgatttttaaatttgaactgTTGCATCGAGTTTAATGACAatgtcaaatttcttttaacgaTTTGGATATTTTCTTATGTTccaaaattttatgtttaacCTGCAATGAAAGCACGggtgataaattatttaaaaactaaaagaagaagaagataatcttccttgtaaaaataaaaatatacatgcacattcaaatatttaatcttgattgtcctttttattttatatgttttttttacctaaagGTTAATTTTGGTTGTCAAGAACAAacaatttttgttcttgtaatGTCATTAtacaaatacaatttatttttataaaatataaaataaaataaaatctaaataaaatcactataatctatttgaaacattaaaaaaatataaaaacaattaagaaaattagttattattttttaaaaatgaacaaaacaatattaaaaagaaggtattaattaaaatttaaataaaaaaatcatgaaaagtaaaaaaaaaaaacacagagagagagagagaggagctattaattaaaattaaaataaaaaatcaatcaaaagtaAAATAGAGGCCAAACGCTTTTGGGCATAATAGGTAGGTCTGTGCCCCTGGCCAGGAATGAAAAAGCTCTGGTATACTTGGACCTAGAAAGTTAGGCTGGCTTGCttggctgattttttttttttgatagacACATtattcattctatttttttaaatgaacgaGATGTCGTTTGTCACTTGACTAGACAATTTTCTAGTAATCTCTGGCCACTAGAAAATTGAGGTTTGAGCTTTTGGATctcacaaatttattttttcaacttgttttcacTTAAAAGTATTATAGAAACCTTAGTAAACCCATTTCCAAACACTATCTAATCACTTTAAAGACTGAAAATCAATcgaaaaaaaactttatggatccaaatcagtttttttctaGAATGATTGAATAGAAACACTACATTTATTGAGCATCCCTCTGGAAGATGAATTCATGAACaccaatattaaatttttttggtagCTGAAATATGGCTTTCTAAGCGCTTTCTCTCCTCTCTATATTTTCCTGTGACTGTCACTTTGCTCTCTCAACATTTAAGGATTGAAacgtaaaataaataagatttgaggttaaattatacatttttaaaataataggggccaaataaataaataactgaaACTTTGGGGATCAAAGTGAGGTTTTCTAGGCCCAAGTCTAAatggtatttgttttttctctcttaaagtTGGTCTCTCTTCTTTTCGTGTCTTTTATAATTGTAACCTAAAGTtctatttcataaaattaattttaattaattattagaatatttttcaaCACTTTGTAAAAGTGATAGCAtgcaaattgaaattgaaaaaaaaaatcgaaatatAAACCTGGGATagtgagattgaaaaataaaatccataactaaaatgacaaaaaagatCACTTTGTTCATATGAACATtgtgaggaccaaaattaaagaaagaaaaactgaaTTGTTCATATGAATAGTGTTAAAATAACCCCaactcttttagtttattttataattataattttaataattacattaacctatcctccttttttttttttatcaaaaatgtTCTCCATTACCATTTGGAAAaactaactaaattaaaaatttacaaaaaagaatattaaaaaaatggacaCAATGTTTTTTAGTACATGAACAATATTAATTTcactattaattttgttttgagttttctttttaatattattttttgtattttttttaaaaaatagtaattaagagTGTTTTAGACAtaataaagggttttttttttatatatatcaaaacttGAACTTTTAAATgacttataattttataatattgaatagGAGTTACTGTAATTTACCTAAACGCATAGAAAGCTGGTTGATTGAGGAGTGTGGCTCGATTACGTAAATCGCACAGGTCTTTTGGAATTCATTAATGTCatcatccataatatatatacttataTAGGACTTTAACTAGGCAAAAGAGAACTGACTAGAGTTAAACGGAAGCCTAATATTCCAAAGAAATTGAACAAAGAGAGAAGCTTAAAATGGAAACCTTGGATACCATATCTGAATTTGAATTCCAGGAATAGAAACCACAGGATGATGCCGCAAAGCAGTCAAATGAACTTAGCAGGAGGAAATTAAAAGGCACTACTTACTTTGTTGCTTTTCCACCGACGCTGTTTATATCACACTTAAGAAGTTCTAAAGATAGATTCCTAGGAAGTTTTGTCTCCGAAGCAAGGGATAAATTACTACCAAAGAAAAGAATAGGACTGAAACCGTTTAAATAAACAGAGCTTCCAGAGCAATTTATCAGAACCATGTTTTTGTAGATGCAAAGTTTCATACAATGCCCCTTAAGATGTCTCAGTATTGCAATGCCTTAAATATCATCCAGAAATAAGTAGTTCTTACTTCTTTTCATCCCCTCCTTCTGATTCTAGCTGCATGAGAAACATCTAAATTTTCCTCCCTACTCGGCCTATGCTTTCATAGACTTATCTTCAAATGCCTCAATCTGCTCTTCCATAAACAATAAACGTGCATGCCCCTAACCCCGAAGAATTCACTTTGAGAGCCTCAAGAACGAATCAAGGCTTTAGCTAATCGAGAAGGTAATGCTTGCCATTTTTATCTCTGCACAGTTGAATATCATAGTAAACTTTGTAGGGATGCACTCTGAAATGGTTCGGCATTTCAGCAGCAAACTTCGATGATACCATGTAaaaattttcttgcaaattgttGCAGGCAGCAGTCAACAACTCAACATAGGTAATGAAATAAAATCATTGAGGAGTGAGAAGATCTACAGGAAAGTTGCATTCTGTCAGGTATGAGAGAAGCTTAATGCTAATATATGTTCTCCTACACCTTACACCACAGCTCGTTAGCTTCATAGGTCCTTCTGATTGCTCATTTGGGAAAATTGCTAGGAAACTATTCTGTTCAAAAGGATTGAAAAATCACAAACCTTTCTAAACTCCCAAAAGAGTTATGTTTGGAGTGCAGCTGAGTTCAAAACCTTGCAGAAAACTTTGTTTGTATAGGATAAGTTTATACAACCCGGTAGGATTTGAAAGGGTTTGGGTTCTGAGTAGGTACTCGAATCATGGTTTGTTGAGCTTGGCCTGAAGAATTTATGGGTTTAAAAGAGATATATAATTCGTTGAATGGGATACTTTTCACACTTAGCTTagaattccttttctttctctttaagtAGAttctaatatttgttttgtcctcattattcttttcttcttctttaacgATTCTTCACATAGAAACGATGGCAAGATCCGAAAGGGATGGTGGTACAAGGAATGCTGATATATGCGGTCCTTCTCATGGAGTAGATGATCAGGTCACAGTTGATATTGATTCATTGACCTCTTCCGTTGAAAGTATGATGTCCCAGAATTTGAGAATGCCTGATAAAATATGCATCTTTAAAGTGCCTCAAATTCTCAAAAGGCATAGCGAAAAAGCTTATACCCCCAACGCATTTTCAATTGGCCCCTGGCACCGTCACCATCCACTGATGACATCTACAGAGAAAGTTAAACTGAAGTATCTCAAAGGCCTTCTCTGCCGAAGATCTGCGAGCATAACACTGAAGGGGTTGATCAAATCCACCAGGGGGATCGAGAAAGAGGCACGTTCGTGTTATGCTGGATCAATTGATGTCGGTGTAGAGGATTTTGTCAGAATATTGGTAATAGATGGTTGCTTTCTTATTGAACTATTTAGAAAGTATCACGAGAATCAACTTATAGAAGATGATGATCCTATCTTCAATATGTCTTGTATGTTGCAGTACCTATATCATGACTTGATTTTGGTAGAAAACCAAATACCTTGGTTGGTCCTTGAACACTTGTTCAACATGACCGCGGAACCTGGAAAAACGACAACCCTCGCACAACTTGCCCTTCATTTCTTTGAGaacattttttcattcaatCCACCCCCCATACTTCCCTCTtaccaaggaaaaaaacatttgctTGACCTCTTAAGAAATTGGTTAGTTTTGTCATCTGGAAAAGAGGAAGATGGTGAAACCGGATGGGAACCTATTCCTTCCGTCACAACTCTTGTAGGCGCCGGAATTAAATTGAAGGCGGGTGAGTCAAGCAGCATCTTGGATATAAAATTCGAAAATGGTGTCCTGAAAATCCCAAAATTGCTAATTCAGGAGACAACTGAAGTCATCATTCGAAACCTCATCAGCTATGAGCAGTGTTCTCCTAAATGCACTGACAGAATCACTTCATATGCCGTCCTCCTAGACAACCTCATTAACACTACCAAAGATATGGATACATTCACCAGTAGTGGAATCATTGATAATTGGTTGAATCCAGATGAGGCAACGCAATTCTTCAACAAGCTTTATCAGGATGCttacttgaaaaaatactattatcTAAAACTGTGCCAGGAGATGAACAGTTATTGCCAGCGCAAGTGGCCAGGATGGGGTGCTCTGTTGATGAGCAAGTACCTTGGCACCCCATGGGCAATTGTTTCTATTTTTGCGGCGGCTACTCTTTTGATTCTCACTATTGTTCAGACAGTATTTACCAtcattaaataagttttaaatccTTTGATCTTGTTGAATGTTATGATGAGATGCAAAAGTATACATGTTGGACAATGCATGCCAGATAAATTTTGGTGGAGCAGATTGAGAGAGCAGGTTTTCATGTAATCTCCAGTGTTTTGTAACCCCTTCAGGGACTAATAAGATCAGtatattaatgaaattataattgcTTTTTGATCAAGGAAATGTCCATTTACAGTACTTTTGAGTTGTACATGCAG from the Populus nigra chromosome 1, ddPopNigr1.1, whole genome shotgun sequence genome contains:
- the LOC133699259 gene encoding UPF0481 protein At3g47200-like — encoded protein: MARSERDGGTRNADICGPSHGVDDQVTVDIDSLTSSVESMMSQNLRMPDKICIFKVPQILKRHSEKAYTPNAFSIGPWHRHHPLMTSTEKVKLKYLKGLLCRRSASITLKGLIKSTRGIEKEARSCYAGSIDVGVEDFVRILVIDGCFLIELFRKYHENQLIEDDDPIFNMSCMLQYLYHDLILVENQIPWLVLEHLFNMTAEPGKTTTLAQLALHFFENIFSFNPPPILPSYQGKKHLLDLLRNWLVLSSGKEEDGETGWEPIPSVTTLVGAGIKLKAGESSSILDIKFENGVLKIPKLLIQETTEVIIRNLISYEQCSPKCTDRITSYAVLLDNLINTTKDMDTFTSSGIIDNWLNPDEATQFFNKLYQDAYLKKYYYLKLCQEMNSYCQRKWPGWGALLMSKYLGTPWAIVSIFAAATLLILTIVQTVFTIIK